From the uncultured Methanomethylovorans sp. genome, the window TGTATTGTAACTGCCTTTAAGGGTTGGTGACGCTTTATTTGTGACATCCACAATTACAAGGCCGTAAGTGTCATCTGCTATATATGCATAATTTCCTGATACAGCAAGGTCTCGTGCATATCCGTCAGTAATGTAACTACCTGCGCGCTTAGGAGAAGCAGGATTTGAAATATCCACTATAGTAAGGCCCATGTATCCATATGCCATGTAAGCATAATTTCCTGATATAGCAACACCAGATGCATAACCAGCTACATCATAAACACCTGCACGGGTAGGTGCAGAAGGAGTAGTTATATTCACTATTGCCAGGCCACTTCTACCATAGGCTGTATATGCGTAGTTTCCTGCTACAAAAACATCATATGCAACTCCTTCAGTAGCAGTATAGGTGGCTGCGCTAACTGGTGAGGCTGGATTTGCGATATTCACTATTGAAAGACCACTGGCATCATCAGCTACATAGGCGTAACTTCCGGATACAACAACGCTTAATGCCTTTCCGGGAGTATCAAATCTACCTGTGTAAGTTGGTGCAGTTGGGGTTTTGATGTTTACGATTACAAGACCATTTGTGTCATCAGCGATGTATGCATAGTTGCCTGATACTGCGACACCGGTTGCTTTTACCGTATCATAAGAACCTGCAAGTTTTGGTGAAGAAGGAGTGGTTATATCCATGACAACAAGGCCGCTTGTATCATCGGCTATGTATGCATAATTTCCGGACAAAGCAACACTCTGTGCATTGATAGTATCTAACCTACCTTTAAAAGTTAAAGCTGTGGGTTTTGTAATATCTACTACTATAAGGCCACTGGTTCCATAAGCTACATAAGCGTAGCTACCTGAGACAGCAACATCATAAGCAGCGCCGGAACTATATGTATAGGTACCTCTTATCGCAGGTGATGCGCGGTTTGAGATATCAACTACTACAAGACCACTGTTTCCATCAGCTAGATAAGCATAGTTTCCTGATACAGCAATGTCGTTAATTACTGCTGTGGTAGTTACTCTTCCAACTTGCGATGGATTGGCAGCATTAGTAATATCAACTATTACCAGGTCTTGTCCCTGTCCGAGATAGGCATAGTTTCCGGAAACTGCAACGCAGAAAACGCTTCCGCCATAATGGCTAGTGAAATCCTCTCCCACCAGGGCATTTGTAATGGCTGTATCATTGTAAGTGTTTTCATTAAACTGGCTAACAAAATCTACTTTTAGCTCTGCGGCTGAACCAATGCCTGAGGCTATGGTCATAAAAAATAGTAATGTACATAAATAAATTGCTATATTTTCTTTGATTTTCATTAACATCACCTGCCCATTTTTCTGAGAGGATTTTTTTTTTTTTTTGCTTTATTCTAAGGTGAACCTGGTACGTTGTAATAGCCTACTATATAAATCTAGTCACCATAAAAATAAAAAATGATATATTTAAAATAAGATTTATTATTAATATGCACAATCTGTACATATAAATACTATACTATATGATGCCGATTATACTTACGAGAGAATGCTATAAATTTGGTTTAAATCGTTCACTGTTTTAAAAAGACGAAAAAGTCAATCAATTTTTGTAGTATCTCCACTGGATTATGGACTTTTGAACTAATAAAGCTTTATTCTACTCTTCTATTACAAAAAATCCTATATTTTGGCGCTAATTAATGATTGATGCTAAATATCTTACGATAAAAACTATTTAGTGCAGAAATTCAAGTTGAATACATCCAAAATTCATTATATTCTTCTATTTTTAAAACCGATCTAATAATATTGCGATAAATTCAAATGAGAATCATGGTTTGCAAATTGAACATGAAGTTTTCAGAAGCAGTATAATAAAGGAGTTTACCGAGAAAAAAACTCAAATAAATCTTTATTATCCAATTTTTAGGCTTTATTATGCTTTAATCCTTAAGTATCCTTATATCATTCACAGAGAATCAGGTGATCGTATCAGCAGCTCAACTGCCTGGATACAAAAAGATCGGGAGGAAATTAATACTCAAAAAATGAAGTCTAACAGTCATTAAAACAATGGCAAATTGATGTATTGTATTGGCATATATCTACATTAGTTACAGAGGATAATAGCCGGAAGATTTGAACAATTTAAGGGTGATACATATGAAACTTTTTAGAAAACACGTTGTTTCAGGATTGTCAGCAATAGTTGGATTGCTTTGTATAATGATGGCCATATCCATGGTTTATGCTGCACAGAATAATAATACTGGCGAGGCAATGCAAGGCATGGGTGGAGAAAATGATCTAGCATCCATGAAGAATATGACTTTAGAGATGATCAATAATACTAACCAAGATCTTGAAAGCATGAAAGTCAATGCTAATGATACTACTATTGCAAATATTAATGATTATATCAGTGAGCTTGAATACATTAAATCAAATGTTGAAATTGCCGATTCAATAGAGGCTCTTAATACCGAAAGAACTAGTTTGGACGAGCTATTCAAAACAATGAATGGAACAATTGGATTTGGATTTCCGATGAATGGTGAAAAGCCCAACATGTCGGGAATGGGAGATCAGGCAGGACCAGGATCTTCTCAGATGCCTCAAATGGGTAATCAAACCGGACCAGGACCTGTTATGGGAAATCAGAGTGGATCTGGACCTTCTCAAATGCCTCAGATGGGTAATCAAACTAATGGACAGCCTCCAATGCAAGGTAATGGTTCTGCAATGATGGGAAGCCCAGAACAAAATACAGAGCAGGTACAGAATTCCTCGGAGGAATCGGGTATATTTGCAAAGATTATAGGCTTCTTCAAATCCCTGTTCAGTTCTGATTCTGCAGCCATAAGCAGTACTACGACAACGACAACATCTGATAGTTCAGCCTATACACAAAGCGGTGAAACTTTGAGTAAGTCGGATATGGAAATTACTGCAACGAACACTGATGAGTCAGCGATCAAAGTCACAGATGGTGGTAGTTTTACTCTTTCAGATTCCACGATAACAAAGACCGGTGATACATCTTCAACTGATAACAGTGACTTCTATGGCCTGAATGCAGGAGTTCTTTCAGAATCAGGCAGTAATATAGAACTCAGTAACTGTACTGTGACTACTAATGCAAATGGTGCAAATGCCGTGTTTGCAACAGGGTCTGGTTCTTCAATTACCCTTTCAGATGTAAAGATAGAGACCAGCCAGGATGGATCACGTGGTGTAGATGCAACCCTTGGAGGCACAATTACTTGTACGGATGTGGATATCAGCACTCAGGGAGCACATTGTGCTACAATTGCAACTGACCGCGGAAGTGGAACAATAACTGTTACGGGAGGAACTATGACTACAGCTGGCGATGGCTCCCCTGCAGTTTATTCAACCGGTAATATTACAGTAAGCGATGCAACCCTTACAGCTACTGGTTCCGAGGCCGCCGTAATAGAAGGAAAGAATACTATAACCCTTAATGACTGTATTATAACAGGAATGAAGAAATGCGGAGCAATGCTATACCAGAGTTTCTCTGGAGATGCTGAGGTTGGTACCAGTGTCTTTACCATGAACGGAGGTTCTCTTACAGCAGCTGTTGGTCCTCTTTTCTACTCCACAAACACCAATGCAGTGTTTAATCTCAATGGTGTAGAACTTACAGGTAATTCCGACACTCTTCTTACAGCCAGTGCTGACAGATGGGGTACTGAAGGGTCTAATGGAGCTACTGTAGCCTTTAATGCAAATGCACAGTTACTGGATGGTAATATCACTTGTGATAATATCAGTTCTATTACAGTTACTCTGCACAATGGTACAACTCTTACAGGAGCTATTAACACTGAGAATACAGCTGGAATGATGGCTTTGAATATTGATTCAAGCAGTACCTGGAATGTTACGGGCACATCATATCTGACAACTTTTACAGATGATGACTCTACACTGTCCAACATCGATGACAATGGATACACCATCTACTATGATTCAAGCAACAGTGCAAACTCCTGGCTTGAAAGTAAGACTTATGACTTGAATGACGGAGGCAAACTCACTCCCATTTCAAGTTAAAAACAATGTTTGCTGCGAATTTAGAAATTAAGGAGGGATAATTCCTCCCTTGATTTTCAAGTGTTTTTTTTTTCCTTGCCAATAATCTCATGTATTCTGCTTCCATTTGTTTGGCAACAGCTTTCCATGAGTAATTAACTTCTACATGCTCTCTTGCCTTCTTGCCAAGCTGTAAACGCTTTTCTTCGCATTGCAACAGTTCCAATATAGCGTCTGCAAGTCCCATTTCATCCATCGGTTCTACAAGTATGCCTGTAGATTGGGGTAATACTTCCGGAAGTCCACCGGCATTTGTTGCTATCACGGGTTTTTCCATTGCCATTGCTTCGAGCATGAATATACTGGAAGCTTCCATAAGGCTTGGAATCACGGCAATATCAGCAAGTGCAAGGTATGGAGGAAGCTGTTCGTGAGGAATTAACCCCAGAAAATGCACGTTGTCCTGGAGATCCAGATCATGTGTTAATTGTTCTAAAGCTGCATGCTCTGCCCCTTCGCCAATGATCATCAGTTGACATTGTTTTTCTTTTAATACCAATTGCATCGCTTTAATCAAATATTCAATTCCATTTTTTTTAACAAGGCGGCGTGCTGTGAGTATTACAGGTATTGAGGAATCGATTGCTCCATGCGAAGAAGTTATCAGGTGTGAGTCAGCAATTTGAGATAATGATGGGCTAAACCTAACAATATCCGCACCATTGTGTATGGTTTTTACTTTCTGCTTTGAAGCACCCCATGCGAGCACCTGTTGTGCAAAATAATCTCCGGTGTGAAACTGGATATCTGACAGTTTTGCAAGTGCTGGTGCTAATATGCGCTCTCCTGTTCTATAAAATCTAGCAGCAAAGGGATTTGCAAGTTTGCTCCATATTGGATAATATGAACCGTGAATAGTATTTACGGCAACACCGCCTGCTCTTCTAGCAAGATAATTTGCGATCAATCCGGATGAGTATATATGTCCATGATAAATGTCATAGGTATCTGGACGATTAAAGAGAACTACCAGCGGAAAAAGGGCTTGTCGTGCAAGTGACAAATTTGCTCCATTCCACGTGTATTTCATGAGACTGCAAAAATCAATGCTTATAATCTGTACACCGTCTATAATCTGTTCTTGTGGGATATCTCTTGCACCTGTTAGTATTGTTACTTCGTGACCTAGTGCAACAAATTCTCTGGATGTTTCCATTATTGCAACTTCAATACCCCCGGTTCCGACATTGTCATGAGGTGAGAGTTCATATATTTGCAGGATTTTCATCCAGATCCCCTTTTTTTATGTGCTGTGCGAGTTGGTGCATTGTGATTATCTCAAATTTACCGGATGATGTGATATACTCCATCACCTTGAATAAAAGGTCCCTATTGAGTATTGGTTCATAGGAAGGATGCATGTAGAATACAAAAAAATCCTGTGCATCATTCAGGTCGTTTATCATTATATTATATATCTGATCCTGGGAAAATCCTTCAAATTCTAATTCCCCAAATGATTTTTCTGCTACAGGCAGCTGCATAGTTGATAATTTATGCTCGTTGATGCAGGGGTAAAATGCTTCTTTTCCCCTGAAATCGCTGGAATATGCAAAATTGAAATCTTCCAATGCTTCTAAAAACTCAGGACTCGTTGCAAAACCCGGAGATGCAAAAGATAATGGCTTGAAACCGTATGCAGCTTCGAACATTTCTGAGCCTTTAGATATCCATTCTCTTATATCTTCAAGTTTTTTATCTTGAAGTGTGTTCATCCAGTTGTAGTGATGATATCCATGCAGTCCTAGTTCATGCTTTTTTTCCAGGATCAATTGCACGTTTGCAGATTTCTGAACCTGCTGTTTGTATAGCATTCCTCTTAGCATTTGCTGAATACCATGTTGCTGAATAGCCTTTTTTTGTAGCAGTTTTATGGGATTGAGGTAATTTTTGAAATTCCTGAAGGTCATGTCTTCCCCAGTTGTGACAAAAAATGTAGCAGATGTATCGAATCGGTCAAGTATTTCCAGGACAATCGGAATTACTTGAGTGTCTCTTACTGTGTCGATATCGATCCTGATGCAAACTTTTGTTTTTGTCATGCTATTTGAGCAAACCGCTGAAATAATAGGGAAGAATCGTTACAAGCATTACGTTGTTAATGCCATGGAATACTATAGGTCCGGTTAAAGATCCGGTCTTACGATATAAGATGCCGAACAATAAGCCTGCAAAGAATGTAAATACCAGTTCAAGGGGAGATCTCCATGTCATGTGCATAACTCCGAACAAAAATGCCTGTCCTATAATTCCTGCTTTAGTTCCGAATGCACTAATGAGATCATTTTGTATCAAACCTCTGAACAATAGTTCTTCTCCCACACCCACAAAGAATATCATATATATAAGATCACGCAGCAGGTATTTTAGTTCAAATGTAGGAAATGAAGGTGCAGGCTTCAGCACCCAGTACTCTATGGGTCCTGTGCAGATTCCGATCAATACACCAATAGCAGCGTATTTCAACAGCTTGTTTCCCTTAAGCCCTGCATCTTCGGGCAAAATATTTTTTTCATGCATGTGCCAAAAACAAAGAGCCAAAATTATTGAGTATACTGCTGGCATTAGGAATTGTTGATTAATAAAGAACCAGGGAAGAGATGATGTAAAAAGCACATATAGGGGAATGAGCGCCAATGATTCAGCGGAATTTATGAATCCCTGCTTCATGTTTACTCCAGAGATTATAACATATATCAGGATAGTAAGTCCCAGACATAAAATTATACCTTCCCCTGCACTAAGATAAGTGAAAATATATTCTGAAAGTACAATAGCCAGAATTATATCTATTATGAACCAGCTTGCTTGAAAGTTATTTAATCCAATCTTTTTGTAATTCACAAATTTTACTAAAAGACTTCCCTATAAAATGGTATTGGTTGATGCATATGCATCTTTTTAGTTTATTTATGTATTTTTGAACCTTTATACAGTGTGAAACATTCTTTTTGTCCTGTGTTTCGTTCATGCAAATTCAGATTATAAAGCCTTGTTTTTCCAATGTATTCAAGTTCTATTCATACAATATTATCATTTAAAGTAAAAAGTCATCTGCTTATATAAAAACAGTTTTAGTAATATATGTCTATATATCTAGTAAAATAATTAAATATGTTTATATAGAGTATCAGTTAATTGTTTAATAAATTCTAATATTATGTATTGTACCTCTATTCAGTAAATGTTTGGTGGGTGGTTAGATGAACTCTTCAGATAGGCAATACTTCTCGAAGACTCTTGTAATATTATTTGTTGTGTTAGTAATGGCAAGCCTGGTTGTTGGTTTACACGATGCTGCTGCTCCTGTTTCGGTCTCTGTTTTTCCGGAAGTGCCTGTTGAAGGACAGCCTATATTGGTTACTTTCAATCTGAATAATCCATCAATTCAGGCTAATTTAGCTGATTATGAACTATATGCCAACGGGGAGCTGATAATGGGTGGTACGGCAGAACTTGCTCCGTTGTCATATAAAAAATATCAATATACGTATCTCAATTCCTTGGAAAAGGGGGAACAGGTCACCTTTGTGGTAAAATCCATTGTTGATGGAAAAAGCCATGATGAGTATGTTTCACTTCCCGCATACCCGCCTCAGGTATGGAGCAGTTTTGTGAGTTTTGCAACATTCTCCACAACAGTCATGACTTATATGACTACAATGTCATACTACGATCAGGAGTTTGACACCAGTGCTACTCTTAATGTAAGCGTGATCTTCTCAATTGTTCTTATTGGATTACTGATCTATCTTGAACTGACAGAAGCATCGCTTTCAGGGAAGACATTCAAATTCATAGGTGATTTGAGGATTAGGTTCAGCAGATTATCATCTATTCTTTTTGTGATATTCATTGGGATGGTATTTACACAGATAGCCTTGATCATTGGAAAGGTGGGATGAAAATGCACTCGACATTTGCAAACCAATCAAAAAATATGCTACTCTGCGGCATGTGTTTTAAGTCTATTATCTTAATTATGTTGAGCGTCTGTATTTTGTTTAGCTCAATGCCTTTTGAAGCACAGGCTTCGGCAGGATCATATGATATAAAGTGGTACGCGGCTGACCCGGCTGTAAATAATGCTCCTTATTTGCCTACATATATTAAGTATACTCCAGCTTATCTTTCCTGTCCAGGAAGTGCGGGTAGGTACAGCGGTTCCACGGTTCTGCCAAATGCTGTTTTGTATGGTCCCACATCTTCAACTCGTGATGCTTTGACCTCACTGGCTCCACGCACTCTAGCTCTTGGACAAATTATTCCATTTGAAGTGGAAATATCTGTTTCCGGCAGTACAACTCCTGAAAATGGAAAAATCAAATTTTCTACGAGTTTCAATACTAATACAACTTCCGGTTCTAACTTTGGTTTTGATCCGGCATATAAGGTATACTGTGCCTTTGTTGATACGTCTGATCCCGGTACAATAGATCCAGGAAATAATGCTAAAGTTGATTCTTATACTTCTGGTCTAAACGGTACTGGAACTAATCAATATATCAATGGTACATTCAAAGTATCAGGTCTTGACAGTGGTGACAAGGTTATTGTTGAGATATGGGTTGTTCTGAAATCAAAACTTCCACCCGGATCCACCGGAAATGTACAGACTAATTTAATCCAAGCCTACACTGCCAATGATACAAAAATAAATTTTGGTACCGAGACTATTCCTCTTCTTAAGATTAGTGACGTAAATGAGTTTTTCACTGAAATTAACGATTTAGCAGTTACAAAAACTGACATTCCTGACCCTGTAGTGCAGGGACAGCAACTTACCTATAATCTTTTATTGAGAAACAATGGGGCTAGCAATGTTTCAAATATGGTTATTGCGACAGATACGCTTAGTCCATCGCTATCTTTTGTTACAGCATATAACATCTCTTCATATACAACTAGCGGAAGAAATATTACATTCAATGTTGGCGCATTGTCTCCCGGGGAGTTAAAAATAATCACATTAGTTACTAATGTAGCCGCTACCGCACCTATAGGAAATGATACAACTAGTAATTCGGAGACGGGAGGATATTCTATTCCTACATTCTTTGACATATATAATAAAATCTTAATTTGTGCGATGTGTAAGGATGCTGATCCGAGCAATAATATTTACTATCAGCCAACAAATGTTTTACAAGCTCCTGTGTATAACTACACATTCAACCAAACTCCCAAATGTAGCAATCCACTTAAATTAACGGTATCTTCAACGCCTTCATATGGTCTATCTTTACAAATAGTATGGAAAGATCAAAATGGTACTCTTCACCATAGCGAAACCGTAGAAAAGATGGGAGGAGTATATAAAAGCGTATCATTTATTGTTCCTCCAAATTCAGGAGGAACATGGACCGTCGAGGTTACTGAATATTCCGGAAGTGGAGGAACTGGAAATATAGTGGGGCAAGGTACAACTACTTTCCCGGTAACATGTGAAGTTCTGGAGTTCCCAGTTGGATCATCTCTATTCCTGCTTGTAACAGGTGTAGGGTACCTGGGGATGCGTAAAAAGATGGCAGGGCTTTAAATGGCAAGAGATAAAGTGCGGTTGTACTACATTTTATCTCTTTTAGTCCTTGCAAGCCTGCTTATAATCTTTGCTCAAAATGTGTTTTCAGGGCTGTCTATAACTTCTGCACAGCCACTGGCTGAAATAAACAGGGTGGATCTGTTTGATAAATTTCTTGGGAATTATTCTAAGATATCTGTGATGCTTGTTAATAATGATACAGTCAATCATAATTTTTCAATCAACACATTTTATGATGAAAAACTACAAGCCTGCTTTAATGTTACTGTATATAGTGGTAAAACGTTCCAATATCAAAGAGATGTCTTGCCTGAAAGAATCCCAATATCAGAAAATGAAACTATTAATTCGACTTTGCGGATTGCAAAATTTGTTGTATATATGGATGATAAGCAGAAACCCTTTGAAGAAGCGAATTTTGCATTTAAGCATAAGTAATATTAGATTTAGCACATATGTTGCTTATAAGTATTTTATCAAGCAATTTAATTTGAACAGATTGTTGTATACATCTTGTTATTTTTCAATTTAGTAAAACTACTTATAAGGTATAATTTGTTTAAATAAGTCATAATATATATAACTACTAAAATAATTACATAAGTTCATATAGATTAACATCGAATGCTTTAATAAATTCTCATATAATGTATTATACCTATATTCAGTAAGTATTTGGTGGGCGGTTTTATGAATTATTCAGATAGGCAATATTTATCGAAAACTCTTGTAATATGGTTTGCTGTGTTAGTAATGGCAAGCCTGGTTGTTGGTTTACACGATGCTTCTGCTCCTGTATCAGTCTCTGTTTTTCCGGAAGTGCCTGTTGAGGGACAGCCTATATTGGTTACTTTTAATCTGAACAATCCTTCCATTCAGTCAAATTTAGTTGATTATGAACTATATGCTAATGGAAAAATGATAATGGAAGGTGCAACGGAAGTTTCTCCTCTTTCAAATAAAAAGTATCAGTATACGTATCTCAATTCCTTGGAAAAGGGGGAACAAGTCACCTTTGTAGTGAAGTCTACTGTAGATGGAAAAAATTATGATGAGTACATTTCACTGCCTGCATACCCACCGCAGGTCTGGAGCAGTTTTGTAAGCTTTGCATCGTTCTCCACATCAGTTATGAGTTACATGACCACCATGACATATTATGATCAGGTTTTTGAAAATGGTGCAACTCTCAATGTCAGCATTATCTTCTCAATTGTTCTCATCGGATTGCTGATCTATCTTGAACTTACGGAGCCATCTCTCACAGAAAAATCGTTCAAATTCATAGGCAACCTGCGTATCAGGTTCAGCAAACTATCAACTATTCTTTTTGTAATCTTCATAGGAATGGTATTTACGCAGGTCGCCTTAATCATAGGAAAGGTGGGATGAAAATGAAGCTCTTTAAGTACGCTTTACTTCTAGTTGTTTTAATGGGGTTCGTGTCGATTGCTTATGCTTCTGTTTCTACTACTCTAACCGGAACGACAACTGGCAGTGGCTCGAATCCTACATATATTACTGGTTATGATGTTACTTGCACAGCCACAAGTACTAAAACGACTGGTAATTATATGATATTTAATTGGGATAAGGGCGGACCTACTCTCAAAACGATGACAATATCTAAAAATGCTGGTAAATATGTTTGTACTCTACGTGCAAGCGATTTTCAATTAAGTGGAGAGTGGCATTTATCGTGCCAAGAATATTCTTCATTGGATCCAAAATCAATTCTCAACGGTCAACTTGGTCAGAAAGAGTTTACTGCTGAAGCTGGGGGTAGTGTTACTGGCTTAAGTGTAATACCGACCACATGTGAATACGGTGAGTCAGTTACTGCTACAGCTACAGTGACTGGGACTACCCCTGTGACATTCAGATGGTATAGACCCGATGATCTAACTAATCCTATCCGAGTTTATACTGTTTCCACTCCCGATTCCTCTTCACATTATATTGATTCTTATAGTAATGCAAATGTTGCAGGTATTTGGAAAGTTACAGCTACTCAAAGTATAAGTACTCCACCAGGTACAACTTTTACCGTTTCACCTGATGAATCCGATGAGAATATTATTTTTATAAATGGAGACATAAGTCCGGTTGGTTCATATATTCTCACTGAGAATATTACAGCCACAGCAATTTCTAGTGATTATGATACTGATGGTGATGAAGGAGTAACAATGAAATTCGATTGGTATTCGCCATCTTCTACTGAGAATCACCCTTTTAGATCATATACTGTTGATAAACGTTCTAATAATACATATTTTTCTACACTTCCAGGAGGAACTTCTACTGAAGCTGGTTTGTGGTATGTTCGTGTTTACGAATATGATGATACTGGTTCCGAGATCTCAAGTGGTGTTGAAGAATTCAACACTGAAGAGTCTTATTCTATAAGTGGGACGCAAATTGGTAGCGATTTTGTTACTGGTTATGACGTTACTTGTTCAATCTACAGTCCTGATATTGGTGGTAGTTATATGATATTTAAGTGGTATAATGACGCAAATACTCTCGTCAAAACGGTCACAATATATGAGAATGACTACTACTTTATTTGTACTCTTCCTGCAAGCTATTTTAATACCCAGGGAGATTGGAGGATAGAGGGTGAAGAATTTGATTCTGAGGGTAAGTCTATGGATATTATTCATCCGCAGTTTACTGCTGTAAATGCGGGTAGTGTTACTGACTTATCATTAAGTGGAACGCCGGATACCTCCAGTTACGGTGCTACAATTACTGCTACGGCGGAAGCAACTACAGATCTACCAGTGACATTCAGATGGTATAGACCCGATGATCTAACTAATCCTATCCGAGTTTATACTGTTTCTACTCCCTCTTCAGGTTCCTCATATTTTTATAGTGATTCATATAATGATGCAGATGTTGTAGGTTCTTGGACAGTTACAGCTACTCAAGGTATAGCTTCTCCTTCTTCAGAAAGTTTTACTATTAACGGACCTTCAAGTGGTTATACTTATTTAATAACCGGAGTGAAAAGTGCAAGTGGTGCGTTTATTATAAATGAGACTGTTACAGCTGCTGTAACTTCCCCTTATACGAACGCTGGAGGATACATGAAATTCTACTGGTATTCGCCGTCTGATAAGGAAGCTCGATTCAATACTGTTTATAAAATCGACGGGAAATATACTGATACTCTTTCTGATATCCAGTTTGATTCAATTGGCAGCTGGCATGTTCATGTTTACGAATATAATAATACTGATAATCTAATAGGAGGGGGGAGTCAGGAAGAATTTGAAGCTACCGATGAAGGTGTGCCGGAGTTTCCAATAATTGGATCTTTCTTACCTATGCTTTTAGCTGGTGCTGTTTATATTAGGATACGTAGAAATATGGAAGGTTCTTGAAATGCCAAAATACAAAGCAAGAGCTTCCTATATCTTATCT encodes:
- a CDS encoding right-handed parallel beta-helix repeat-containing protein → MKLFRKHVVSGLSAIVGLLCIMMAISMVYAAQNNNTGEAMQGMGGENDLASMKNMTLEMINNTNQDLESMKVNANDTTIANINDYISELEYIKSNVEIADSIEALNTERTSLDELFKTMNGTIGFGFPMNGEKPNMSGMGDQAGPGSSQMPQMGNQTGPGPVMGNQSGSGPSQMPQMGNQTNGQPPMQGNGSAMMGSPEQNTEQVQNSSEESGIFAKIIGFFKSLFSSDSAAISSTTTTTTSDSSAYTQSGETLSKSDMEITATNTDESAIKVTDGGSFTLSDSTITKTGDTSSTDNSDFYGLNAGVLSESGSNIELSNCTVTTNANGANAVFATGSGSSITLSDVKIETSQDGSRGVDATLGGTITCTDVDISTQGAHCATIATDRGSGTITVTGGTMTTAGDGSPAVYSTGNITVSDATLTATGSEAAVIEGKNTITLNDCIITGMKKCGAMLYQSFSGDAEVGTSVFTMNGGSLTAAVGPLFYSTNTNAVFNLNGVELTGNSDTLLTASADRWGTEGSNGATVAFNANAQLLDGNITCDNISSITVTLHNGTTLTGAINTENTAGMMALNIDSSSTWNVTGTSYLTTFTDDDSTLSNIDDNGYTIYYDSSNSANSWLESKTYDLNDGGKLTPISS
- a CDS encoding glycosyltransferase family 4 protein → MKILQIYELSPHDNVGTGGIEVAIMETSREFVALGHEVTILTGARDIPQEQIIDGVQIISIDFCSLMKYTWNGANLSLARQALFPLVVLFNRPDTYDIYHGHIYSSGLIANYLARRAGGVAVNTIHGSYYPIWSKLANPFAARFYRTGERILAPALAKLSDIQFHTGDYFAQQVLAWGASKQKVKTIHNGADIVRFSPSLSQIADSHLITSSHGAIDSSIPVILTARRLVKKNGIEYLIKAMQLVLKEKQCQLMIIGEGAEHAALEQLTHDLDLQDNVHFLGLIPHEQLPPYLALADIAVIPSLMEASSIFMLEAMAMEKPVIATNAGGLPEVLPQSTGILVEPMDEMGLADAILELLQCEEKRLQLGKKAREHVEVNYSWKAVAKQMEAEYMRLLARKKKTLENQGRNYPSLISKFAANIVFNLKWE
- a CDS encoding polysaccharide deacetylase family protein, which produces MTKTKVCIRIDIDTVRDTQVIPIVLEILDRFDTSATFFVTTGEDMTFRNFKNYLNPIKLLQKKAIQQHGIQQMLRGMLYKQQVQKSANVQLILEKKHELGLHGYHHYNWMNTLQDKKLEDIREWISKGSEMFEAAYGFKPLSFASPGFATSPEFLEALEDFNFAYSSDFRGKEAFYPCINEHKLSTMQLPVAEKSFGELEFEGFSQDQIYNIMINDLNDAQDFFVFYMHPSYEPILNRDLLFKVMEYITSSGKFEIITMHQLAQHIKKGDLDENPANI
- a CDS encoding CPBP family intramembrane glutamic endopeptidase, whose protein sequence is MNYKKIGLNNFQASWFIIDIILAIVLSEYIFTYLSAGEGIILCLGLTILIYVIISGVNMKQGFINSAESLALIPLYVLFTSSLPWFFINQQFLMPAVYSIILALCFWHMHEKNILPEDAGLKGNKLLKYAAIGVLIGICTGPIEYWVLKPAPSFPTFELKYLLRDLIYMIFFVGVGEELLFRGLIQNDLISAFGTKAGIIGQAFLFGVMHMTWRSPLELVFTFFAGLLFGILYRKTGSLTGPIVFHGINNVMLVTILPYYFSGLLK